In a single window of the Streptomyces sp. HUAS ZL42 genome:
- a CDS encoding EAL domain-containing protein produces the protein MRSWTDTLRFAFQPVVNLTTGGVTGLEILARPEAGDILAEARRDPELDGRLAVLAVRAAAHKETLLPLHVNVFAGTLADLGGLTSLHDAVREVGRLPWEVTLDVLPPYTHVPQSALLEAVAGLRGQGFRISADGVGDGDVPLRLLTDLAPDLVKLDASLLARPTAVRAMRTLCDGLGALLCVEGVETELQCAAALSAGAQLAQGELLAPPARLPAADVYVPPPSADSVAMPPSGPSVREFVRPAALLPATASAGQVRALLTGSPDVSGVLLVDRAGVPVRSVHRSRFLLSMSGRYGHALYADRPAAKLGDPPRTVGVDATAWEVLDVVAVGARDRTSDDVAVVDRYGRCVGVVRLADLVRALAESRVEEAAGLNPLTRLPGSDAITGEVDRRIAAGRAFALSWLDIDHFKQVNDGAGFAAGDELIRSVGRALQDAQSGATRVGHIGGDDFLVLADPEDLDPLAACVLDAPWSAGGRPVTLSLATVLCSPGSVSDHRQAAACLAPLKQAAKALRGASWVLGRAGLPGHEIRRGSGAPPVETERLVAEPGMG, from the coding sequence GTGCGCTCCTGGACGGACACTCTCCGCTTCGCCTTCCAACCGGTGGTCAACCTCACCACCGGCGGGGTCACGGGCCTGGAGATACTCGCCCGTCCCGAGGCCGGAGACATCCTGGCCGAAGCCCGCCGTGACCCCGAACTCGACGGGCGGCTCGCCGTGCTGGCGGTTCGTGCGGCGGCGCACAAGGAGACGCTGCTGCCACTGCACGTGAACGTGTTCGCGGGCACCCTGGCCGACCTCGGCGGGCTCACCTCGCTGCACGACGCCGTGCGCGAGGTGGGGCGGCTGCCGTGGGAGGTGACACTCGACGTCCTTCCGCCGTACACGCACGTGCCGCAGTCCGCTCTGCTGGAGGCGGTGGCCGGGCTGCGTGGCCAGGGCTTCCGGATCAGCGCGGACGGCGTCGGGGACGGGGACGTACCGCTGCGGCTGCTCACGGACCTCGCCCCCGATCTCGTGAAACTGGACGCGTCACTGCTGGCGCGGCCCACCGCGGTGCGGGCGATGCGCACGCTGTGCGACGGACTGGGAGCACTGCTGTGCGTCGAGGGCGTGGAGACCGAGCTGCAGTGTGCGGCCGCGCTGTCGGCCGGTGCGCAGCTGGCGCAGGGCGAGCTGCTCGCTCCGCCGGCCCGGCTGCCCGCAGCGGACGTATACGTTCCACCGCCCTCGGCCGATTCGGTGGCGATGCCACCGTCAGGGCCCTCGGTGCGGGAGTTCGTGCGGCCCGCCGCGCTGCTGCCGGCGACCGCGTCCGCCGGACAGGTGCGGGCATTGCTGACCGGGTCGCCGGACGTGTCGGGCGTGCTGCTCGTGGACCGGGCGGGAGTACCCGTCCGGTCGGTGCACCGGTCGCGATTCCTGTTGTCGATGTCGGGGCGTTACGGCCATGCCCTGTACGCCGACCGGCCCGCCGCCAAGCTCGGCGATCCGCCCCGGACGGTGGGCGTGGACGCCACCGCGTGGGAAGTGCTGGACGTGGTGGCGGTCGGCGCCCGGGACCGTACCTCGGACGACGTGGCCGTCGTCGACCGGTACGGGCGCTGTGTGGGCGTCGTACGGCTCGCGGATCTGGTGCGGGCACTGGCCGAGAGCCGGGTCGAGGAGGCCGCCGGACTCAATCCGCTGACGCGGCTGCCCGGCTCGGACGCGATCACCGGTGAAGTGGACCGACGCATCGCGGCCGGGCGGGCGTTCGCCCTGAGCTGGCTGGACATCGACCACTTCAAGCAGGTCAACGACGGGGCAGGCTTCGCGGCGGGCGACGAACTGATCCGGTCCGTGGGGCGCGCGCTGCAGGACGCGCAGTCCGGGGCCACGCGCGTGGGGCACATCGGCGGGGACGATTTCCTGGTCCTCGCGGACCCGGAAGACCTGGATCCGCTGGCCGCCTGCGTGCTGGACGCACCCTGGTCTGCGGGCGGACGGCCGGTCACGCTGTCCCTGGCCACGGTCCTGTGCAGCCCGGGCAGCGTGTCCGACCACCGGCAGGCGGCCGCGTGTCTGGCGCCGCTGAAGCAGGCCGCCAAGGCGTTGCGCGGGGCGAGCTGGGTGCTGGGGCGCGCCGGGCTGCCCGGGCACGAGATCCGGCGGGGCTCCGGGGCGCCTCCGGTGGAGACGGAGCGGCTCGTGGCGGAGCCGGGCATGGGTTGA
- a CDS encoding lipid-transfer protein: protein MTQEVAVLGAGMHPWGKWGRGFVEYGTAAARAALADAGLDWRDVGSIVGADTVRGGYPGYVAGATFAKALGWQGARVTSVYAACASGAQAINTARAQILAGLAEVVLVVGADAAPKGFFRPAGGDRPDDPDWLRFRVLGATNPAYFGLYARRRMAVHGDTLDDFAQVKVKNAAMGALNPYARYRKRVTAEEVAASAVVADPLRLLDICATSDGGAALVLSTMEFARRHGAAEPVRIRAVSTVTPRYPSTVLDLPDIATDSAVAAEPPSETFRASIARAAYEEAGTGPEDLSLAEVYDLSTALELQWYEDLGLCGEGEGAKLLREGATAPGGRIPVNASGGLASFGEAVPAQAIAQVCELTWQLRGWAGERQVAGARAGITANQGLFGHGSAVVAVR from the coding sequence ATGACGCAAGAGGTGGCGGTGCTCGGCGCGGGCATGCACCCCTGGGGCAAGTGGGGGCGCGGTTTCGTCGAGTACGGGACGGCGGCGGCCCGAGCGGCTCTCGCCGACGCCGGTCTGGACTGGCGGGACGTGGGATCGATAGTCGGCGCGGACACGGTCCGCGGGGGCTATCCGGGGTACGTGGCAGGGGCGACGTTCGCGAAGGCGCTGGGCTGGCAGGGGGCCCGGGTCACGAGCGTGTACGCGGCGTGCGCGTCGGGGGCCCAGGCGATCAACACCGCGCGTGCGCAGATCCTCGCGGGGCTGGCGGAGGTGGTGCTCGTGGTGGGCGCCGACGCCGCCCCCAAGGGGTTCTTCCGCCCGGCGGGCGGGGACCGGCCAGACGATCCCGACTGGCTGCGCTTCCGGGTGCTGGGCGCCACCAATCCCGCGTACTTCGGGCTGTACGCGCGTCGGCGCATGGCCGTGCACGGGGACACTCTGGACGACTTCGCCCAGGTCAAGGTGAAGAACGCGGCCATGGGTGCGCTGAACCCGTATGCGCGCTACCGCAAGCGGGTCACCGCCGAGGAGGTGGCGGCCTCGGCGGTGGTCGCCGATCCACTGCGGCTGCTCGACATCTGCGCGACCTCGGACGGCGGAGCGGCGCTGGTGCTGTCCACGATGGAATTCGCGCGCCGGCACGGAGCCGCGGAGCCGGTGCGCATCCGGGCGGTGTCGACGGTGACTCCGAGATACCCCAGCACGGTGCTGGACCTGCCGGACATCGCGACGGACTCCGCGGTGGCGGCGGAGCCCCCCTCCGAGACGTTCCGCGCCTCGATCGCCCGGGCGGCCTACGAAGAAGCCGGCACAGGTCCGGAGGACCTGTCTCTCGCCGAGGTCTACGACCTGTCCACGGCCCTGGAGCTGCAGTGGTACGAGGATCTGGGACTGTGCGGTGAGGGGGAAGGGGCCAAGCTGCTTCGCGAGGGCGCGACGGCGCCCGGCGGGCGCATACCCGTGAACGCCAGCGGTGGACTGGCCTCCTTCGGGGAGGCCGTGCCGGCACAGGCCATCGCCCAGGTCTGCGAGCTGACCTGGCAGTTGCGGGGCTGGGCGGGTGAGCGTCAGGTCGCCGGAGCGCGCGCGGGGATCACGGCGAACCAGGGGTTGTTCGGGCACGGCTCGGCAGTGGTCGCGGTGCGGTGA
- a CDS encoding Zn-ribbon domain-containing OB-fold protein, with amino-acid sequence MVVGWFAGEGGDFRLLGTRCSSCGSVFFPREDTHCRNPGCPGGDLEEMPLSRRGRVWSYTDARYRPPSPYVSDPELPWESYALIAVELESERIVVLGQSVPGVTVADLTVGMEVEVVPGVLCEDAETTWTTWHWRPTGVSA; translated from the coding sequence GTGGTCGTCGGCTGGTTCGCCGGTGAGGGGGGCGATTTCCGGCTCCTCGGCACTCGCTGCTCGTCCTGCGGCTCGGTCTTCTTCCCACGCGAGGACACCCATTGCCGCAATCCGGGGTGTCCTGGCGGCGACCTGGAGGAGATGCCGCTGTCGCGGCGGGGCCGCGTCTGGTCGTACACGGACGCCCGGTACCGGCCTCCGTCACCCTACGTGAGCGATCCGGAACTTCCGTGGGAGTCGTACGCGTTGATCGCTGTGGAGCTGGAATCCGAGCGGATCGTGGTGCTGGGACAGTCGGTTCCCGGGGTCACCGTCGCCGATCTGACGGTGGGCATGGAGGTGGAGGTCGTCCCGGGCGTGCTGTGCGAGGACGCGGAGACGACCTGGACGACGTGGCACTGGCGGCCGACGGGGGTGAGCGCATGA
- a CDS encoding NUDIX domain-containing protein yields MSENQYPTRNSAPDSHCSSCGAPYGEGVSGWPRTCPACGTTAYRNPLPVAIALQPVYDTKGTALVVITRTIAPARGSAALPGGFIDDREDWRQAVVRELKEETGIDAASRDVRLVDAMSSPDGHLLLFGLLPERPADRLPAPTATDETEGWHLLRRPEELAFPLHTLAVRAFFEGRYV; encoded by the coding sequence GTGTCCGAAAATCAGTACCCCACTCGCAACTCCGCGCCCGACTCCCACTGTTCGAGCTGCGGAGCGCCCTACGGAGAAGGCGTCTCCGGCTGGCCCCGCACCTGCCCTGCCTGCGGCACCACGGCCTACCGCAACCCGCTGCCGGTGGCGATCGCGCTCCAGCCCGTGTACGACACGAAGGGCACCGCCCTGGTCGTCATCACCCGCACCATCGCCCCCGCGCGCGGAAGCGCCGCATTGCCGGGCGGCTTCATCGACGACCGCGAGGACTGGCGGCAGGCCGTCGTCCGCGAACTCAAGGAGGAGACGGGCATCGACGCCGCGAGCCGCGATGTGCGGCTCGTCGACGCCATGAGCTCTCCCGACGGTCACCTGCTGCTCTTCGGACTCCTCCCGGAGCGCCCCGCCGACCGCCTTCCGGCGCCGACGGCCACGGACGAGACGGAGGGCTGGCACCTCCTGCGCAGGCCGGAGGAGCTCGCCTTCCCCCTGCACACGCTCGCCGTGCGGGCGTTCTTCGAGGGCCGCTACGTCTGA
- a CDS encoding TIM-barrel domain-containing protein, with translation MDGRDLVRSVKAVGSAGVAQGLRTVRAAWRRRRADATGLPPRGAERARVPGVVRDVEPGPGGGIVRFSRSELRITVTVSGAVFWGWDGAAPEPSYALAGRCPEPDPRAVLEPDKDGGWRVVAERVTVVVSRHGAVEVRTPGGMMLRRDLPPRWWEAAGGGTARWMQRSEVTADARFFGLGGRASGPRLRDGTYRLWNTDPGHAFGPGDDPLYITMPVQLVVADAATHLAFHDTSWDGTVTVREGEEGAGSRHDRVGTSELRMDGGPLRCWVIVGTPARVLLAWASLAGAPALPPAWALGHQHARWGFGSEHEVRRIVAGYQERGLPLDAVHLDIDHFDAHQVFTVDEERFPKLPVLAEELRRDGIRLVSIVDPAVKAAPGNAVYDGGLAEDAFVRDASGRLVRGVVWPGDAVFPDFTHARVRQWWGRLYAERVAQGFSGFWHDMNEPTSFTAFGESTLPRSARHALEGRGGDHREAHNVYALCMARAGYEGLRELAPEERPFLFSRSGWAGMQRYGGTWSGDVATGWPGLRASLSLVMGLGLCGVPYSGPDVGGFDGSPSPELYVRWFQLGAYLPLFRTHASLRAGRREPWEFGAEVLEHARVALVERRRLLPYFMTLAHLARRTGAPYVRPLWWGAPEDRALRDCEDAFLLGDCLLVAPVLDPGADRRAVQLPRGRWYDTATERVYEGPGQVLVDAPLSRIPVLARAGAVLPVRGEDDGLELEVWAPARGRTGGGTVVPDAGDGWDEPEIERYVTRWEGRRVVVQQETEDGLCEPALPVRIRGLKERRAQT, from the coding sequence ATGGACGGTCGTGACCTGGTGCGTTCGGTGAAGGCGGTCGGTTCTGCGGGAGTGGCCCAGGGGTTGCGCACCGTACGAGCCGCGTGGCGCAGAAGGCGTGCCGATGCCACCGGGCTGCCGCCGCGGGGTGCCGAGCGTGCGCGGGTGCCGGGGGTCGTAAGGGACGTGGAGCCGGGTCCTGGTGGCGGGATCGTCCGTTTCAGCCGCTCCGAGTTGCGGATCACCGTCACGGTCAGTGGTGCTGTCTTCTGGGGGTGGGACGGTGCCGCCCCGGAGCCGTCGTACGCACTCGCCGGCCGGTGTCCGGAGCCCGACCCGCGGGCCGTGCTCGAACCCGACAAGGACGGTGGCTGGCGGGTCGTCGCCGAGCGGGTGACGGTGGTCGTGTCGCGGCACGGTGCGGTCGAGGTGCGCACTCCGGGAGGCATGATGCTGCGCCGCGATCTGCCGCCGCGCTGGTGGGAGGCGGCCGGCGGCGGCACGGCGCGCTGGATGCAGCGGTCGGAAGTCACCGCCGACGCGCGGTTCTTCGGGCTCGGCGGGCGGGCTTCCGGGCCCAGGTTGCGCGACGGGACGTACAGGCTGTGGAACACGGACCCGGGGCATGCCTTCGGCCCCGGCGACGACCCTCTGTACATCACCATGCCGGTGCAGCTCGTGGTGGCCGACGCGGCCACGCACCTGGCGTTCCACGACACGTCGTGGGACGGCACGGTGACGGTGCGGGAGGGCGAGGAGGGCGCCGGGTCCCGACATGACCGGGTCGGGACCAGCGAGCTGCGGATGGACGGCGGTCCGCTGCGCTGCTGGGTGATAGTGGGCACTCCCGCGCGCGTGCTGCTCGCCTGGGCTTCCCTGGCCGGGGCGCCCGCGCTGCCGCCGGCGTGGGCGCTCGGGCATCAGCACGCGCGGTGGGGCTTCGGAAGCGAGCATGAGGTGCGGCGGATCGTCGCGGGCTACCAGGAGCGAGGTCTGCCGCTCGATGCCGTCCACCTCGACATCGATCACTTCGACGCCCACCAGGTGTTCACGGTCGACGAGGAGCGCTTTCCCAAGCTGCCGGTGCTGGCCGAGGAGCTGCGACGGGACGGGATCCGGCTGGTGTCGATCGTCGACCCTGCCGTCAAGGCCGCGCCGGGCAACGCGGTGTACGACGGCGGGCTCGCAGAGGACGCGTTCGTGAGGGACGCCTCGGGGCGGCTGGTACGAGGGGTGGTGTGGCCCGGCGACGCGGTGTTCCCGGACTTCACGCACGCGCGCGTGCGGCAGTGGTGGGGCAGGTTGTACGCGGAACGCGTGGCGCAGGGATTCTCGGGCTTCTGGCACGACATGAACGAACCGACTTCGTTCACCGCCTTCGGGGAGTCGACCCTGCCGCGTTCGGCCCGGCACGCCCTGGAGGGGCGCGGTGGTGATCACCGCGAGGCGCACAACGTCTACGCGCTGTGCATGGCCAGGGCGGGGTACGAGGGGCTGCGCGAGCTGGCGCCGGAGGAGCGGCCCTTCCTGTTCTCGCGTTCCGGCTGGGCCGGCATGCAGCGGTACGGGGGAACGTGGTCGGGTGACGTCGCCACGGGCTGGCCCGGCCTGCGGGCGTCGCTGTCGTTGGTGATGGGGCTCGGGCTGTGTGGGGTGCCGTATTCGGGGCCGGACGTCGGCGGTTTCGACGGGAGTCCGTCCCCGGAGTTGTATGTGCGCTGGTTCCAGCTGGGCGCGTACCTGCCGCTGTTCCGTACCCACGCGAGTCTGCGGGCGGGGCGCAGGGAGCCCTGGGAGTTCGGCGCCGAGGTTCTGGAGCACGCGCGCGTTGCGCTCGTCGAGCGCCGGCGTCTGCTGCCGTACTTCATGACTCTGGCGCATCTGGCACGGCGCACGGGAGCCCCTTACGTGCGTCCCCTGTGGTGGGGCGCACCCGAGGACCGCGCGCTGCGTGACTGCGAGGACGCCTTCCTGTTGGGCGACTGCCTGTTGGTGGCGCCCGTGCTCGACCCGGGCGCCGACCGGCGCGCCGTGCAGCTGCCGCGGGGGCGCTGGTACGACACGGCGACGGAGCGGGTGTACGAGGGGCCGGGGCAGGTTCTCGTGGATGCGCCCCTGTCGCGGATCCCGGTGCTCGCGCGCGCGGGTGCCGTCCTTCCCGTACGGGGGGAGGACGACGGCCTGGAGCTGGAGGTGTGGGCGCCCGCCCGTGGGCGGACCGGAGGCGGAACGGTGGTCCCCGACGCCGGCGACGGCTGGGACGAACCCGAGATCGAGCGCTATGTCACCCGCTGGGAGGGCCGGCGCGTCGTCGTCCAGCAGGAAACCGAGGACGGCCTGTGCGAGCCGGCCCTCCCAGTGCGCATACGGGGACTCAAGGAGCGCCGGGCTCAGACGTAG
- a CDS encoding acetoacetate--CoA ligase, whose protein sequence is MSTVNPQPLWQPDPERITRAQVTRFQAWAAEHHGAPSEGGYASLHRWSVDELETFWKAVTEWFDVRFSTPYARVLADRSMPGAQWFPGSTLNYAEHALRAATTRAEEPALLHVDETHEPHPVTWSELRRQVGSLAAELRALGVRPGDRVSGYLPNIPQAVVALLATAAVGGVWTSCAPDFGARSVLDRFQQVEPVVLFTVDGYRYGGKEHDRRDIVAELRRELPTLRAVVHIPLLGTEAPENALEWSALTAADVEPVFEQVPFDHPLWVLYSSGTTGLPKAIVQSQGGILIEHLKQLGLHCDLGPEDRFFWYTSTGWMMWNFLVSGLLTGTTVVLYDGSPGYPDTGAQWRVAERTGSTLYGTSAAYVMACRKAGVHPSRDFDLSRVQCVATTGSPLPPDGFRWLHDEVRDDLWIASVSGGTDVCSCFAGAVPTLPVYTGELQAPGLGTDLQSWDPSGMPVVDEVGELVVTNPMPSMPIHFWNDPDGSRYHDSYFDTYPGVWRHGDWITVTSRGSVVIHGRSDSTLNRQGVRMGSADIYEAVERLPEIRESLVIGIEQPDGGYWMPLFVHLVPGAVLDEPLLGRIKQTIRDQLSPRHIPDEIIEVPGVPHTLTGKRIEVPVKRLLQGTPLDKAVNPGSIDNLDLLHFYEDLARKRA, encoded by the coding sequence ATGTCGACCGTGAACCCCCAGCCACTCTGGCAGCCAGATCCGGAGCGCATCACCCGGGCGCAGGTCACCCGGTTCCAGGCCTGGGCCGCCGAGCACCACGGAGCGCCGTCCGAGGGCGGCTACGCGTCGCTGCACCGCTGGTCCGTCGACGAGCTGGAGACGTTCTGGAAGGCCGTCACGGAGTGGTTCGACGTACGGTTCTCCACCCCCTACGCGCGCGTGCTGGCCGACCGCTCGATGCCCGGCGCCCAGTGGTTTCCCGGGTCGACCCTGAACTACGCCGAGCACGCCCTGCGTGCTGCCACCACTCGCGCGGAGGAACCGGCCCTCCTTCATGTCGACGAAACCCACGAACCACACCCGGTGACCTGGTCCGAACTGCGCCGTCAGGTCGGCTCCCTGGCGGCGGAGCTGCGTGCTCTCGGCGTACGCCCCGGAGACCGCGTCAGCGGCTACCTCCCGAACATCCCGCAGGCCGTCGTCGCCCTCCTCGCCACGGCCGCCGTGGGGGGAGTGTGGACCTCCTGCGCCCCCGACTTCGGCGCCCGCAGCGTCCTCGACCGCTTCCAGCAGGTCGAGCCCGTCGTCCTGTTCACCGTCGACGGCTACCGCTACGGCGGCAAGGAGCACGACCGCCGCGACATCGTCGCCGAACTGCGCCGCGAGCTGCCCACCCTGCGGGCCGTCGTCCACATTCCCCTCCTGGGCACCGAGGCCCCCGAGAACGCCCTCGAATGGTCGGCCCTCACCGCCGCCGACGTGGAGCCCGTCTTCGAACAGGTCCCCTTCGACCACCCTCTCTGGGTGCTCTACTCCTCCGGTACGACCGGCCTGCCCAAGGCCATCGTCCAGTCCCAGGGCGGCATCCTGATCGAGCACCTCAAGCAGCTCGGCCTGCACTGCGACCTGGGCCCCGAGGACCGCTTCTTCTGGTACACGTCGACCGGTTGGATGATGTGGAACTTCCTCGTCTCCGGCCTCCTGACCGGAACGACGGTCGTTCTCTACGACGGCAGCCCCGGCTATCCCGACACGGGCGCCCAATGGCGGGTGGCCGAACGGACGGGATCCACCCTCTACGGCACCTCGGCGGCGTACGTCATGGCCTGCCGCAAGGCAGGCGTCCACCCGTCCCGCGACTTCGACCTCTCCAGGGTCCAGTGCGTCGCCACCACGGGCTCTCCCCTGCCTCCCGACGGTTTCCGCTGGCTGCACGACGAGGTCCGCGACGACCTGTGGATCGCCTCCGTCAGCGGCGGCACCGACGTGTGCTCCTGTTTCGCGGGCGCGGTACCGACCCTCCCCGTATACACGGGTGAGCTGCAGGCGCCCGGGCTCGGCACCGACCTGCAGTCCTGGGACCCCAGCGGCATGCCGGTTGTCGACGAGGTCGGCGAACTGGTGGTCACCAATCCCATGCCGTCGATGCCGATCCACTTCTGGAACGACCCCGACGGCAGCCGCTACCACGACAGCTACTTCGACACCTACCCCGGTGTCTGGCGCCACGGCGACTGGATCACCGTGACCTCCCGCGGCTCGGTCGTCATCCACGGCCGCTCCGACTCCACGCTGAACCGCCAGGGCGTCCGCATGGGATCCGCCGACATCTACGAAGCCGTCGAACGCCTTCCCGAGATCAGGGAATCCCTCGTCATCGGCATCGAACAGCCCGACGGCGGCTACTGGATGCCCCTCTTCGTGCACCTTGTACCCGGCGCCGTCCTCGACGAGCCCCTCCTCGGGCGGATCAAGCAGACCATCCGCGACCAGCTCTCACCACGCCACATCCCCGACGAGATCATCGAGGTGCCCGGAGTCCCGCACACTCTCACCGGGAAACGCATCGAGGTCCCGGTCAAGCGCCTCCTCCAGGGCACGCCCCTCGACAAAGCGGTCAACCCGGGTTCCATCGACAACCTCGACCTCCTGCACTTCTACGAGGACCTCGCCCGCAAACGCGCCTGA
- the ptsP gene encoding phosphoenolpyruvate--protein phosphotransferase, producing the protein METTLRGVGVSHGVAIGEVRHMGTAVLEPPAKQIPAEEAEREQGRARKAVEAVAADLTARGNLAGGEAQAVLEAQALMAQDPELMADVDRRIAVGSTAERAVYDAFAAYRELLAGAGEYLAGRVADLDDVRNRIVARLLGVPMPGVPDSDEPYVLVARDLAPADTALLDPTLVLGFVTEEGGPTSHSAILARALGVPAVVALPGAVELAEGTVIAVDGSTGEIFVNPSEEKKGQLEAAAAERRAALTASTGPGATADGHKVPLLANVGGPSDVPAAVEAGAEGVGLFRTEFLFLDDSKNAPSEEKQVAAYRQVLEAFPEGRVVVRVLDAGADKPLDFLTPADEPNPALGVRGLRTLLDHPDILRTQLTALAKAAEGLPVHLEVMAPMVADRADAKAFADACRAAGLQAKFGAMVEIPSAALRARSVLQEVEFLSLGTNDLAQYTFAADRQVGAVSRLQDPWQPALLDLVALSAEAAKAEGKSCGVCGEAASDPLLACVLAGLGVTSLSMGSASIPYVRAALAKYTLAQCERAAAAARAADSAEEARSAAQAVLSGE; encoded by the coding sequence ATGGAGACAACGCTGCGAGGCGTCGGCGTAAGCCACGGTGTGGCGATCGGCGAGGTACGGCACATGGGGACGGCGGTGCTCGAGCCGCCGGCCAAGCAGATACCGGCGGAGGAAGCGGAGCGGGAACAGGGACGCGCCCGCAAGGCTGTGGAGGCTGTGGCAGCCGACCTGACGGCGCGGGGCAATCTGGCCGGCGGCGAGGCTCAGGCGGTGCTCGAGGCGCAGGCCCTGATGGCCCAGGACCCCGAGCTGATGGCGGACGTGGACCGGCGTATCGCCGTCGGGAGCACGGCCGAGCGTGCCGTGTACGACGCGTTCGCGGCATACCGCGAGCTGCTGGCCGGGGCCGGCGAGTATCTTGCCGGGCGTGTGGCCGATCTCGATGACGTGCGGAATCGTATAGTCGCTCGGCTGCTCGGGGTTCCGATGCCGGGTGTCCCGGACAGCGACGAGCCGTACGTCCTCGTCGCTCGTGACCTCGCGCCCGCGGACACGGCTCTCCTGGACCCGACGTTGGTTCTCGGCTTCGTCACCGAAGAGGGCGGTCCGACCAGCCACAGCGCGATTCTGGCGCGGGCGCTCGGTGTTCCGGCCGTCGTGGCACTGCCGGGTGCCGTTGAGCTCGCCGAGGGCACGGTGATCGCCGTCGACGGCAGCACAGGCGAGATCTTCGTGAACCCGAGCGAGGAGAAGAAGGGGCAACTTGAGGCGGCTGCCGCCGAGCGCAGGGCGGCGCTGACCGCGTCGACCGGTCCCGGTGCGACCGCCGACGGCCACAAGGTGCCGCTGCTGGCCAACGTCGGTGGACCCTCCGACGTACCTGCCGCCGTCGAGGCGGGCGCGGAGGGCGTGGGGCTTTTCCGCACCGAGTTCCTCTTCCTCGACGACAGTAAGAACGCTCCGTCCGAAGAGAAGCAGGTCGCGGCCTACCGGCAGGTGCTGGAGGCCTTCCCCGAGGGCCGTGTCGTCGTACGTGTGCTGGACGCTGGTGCGGACAAACCGCTCGACTTCCTTACCCCGGCCGACGAGCCCAACCCGGCGCTGGGTGTGCGTGGCCTGCGGACGCTGCTCGACCACCCCGACATCCTGCGCACGCAGCTGACGGCTCTCGCGAAGGCTGCCGAAGGACTGCCCGTCCACCTCGAGGTGATGGCCCCGATGGTGGCGGACCGTGCCGACGCCAAGGCGTTCGCCGACGCGTGCCGTGCGGCCGGGCTGCAGGCGAAGTTCGGCGCGATGGTGGAGATTCCCTCGGCCGCGCTGCGGGCTCGCTCGGTCCTGCAGGAGGTCGAGTTCCTGTCGCTGGGGACGAACGATCTCGCGCAGTACACCTTTGCGGCCGATCGTCAGGTGGGGGCGGTGTCCCGCCTGCAGGATCCGTGGCAACCCGCGTTGCTCGACCTCGTCGCGCTGTCCGCGGAGGCGGCCAAGGCCGAGGGCAAGAGCTGTGGGGTGTGTGGCGAGGCCGCGTCCGATCCGCTGCTTGCCTGTGTGCTGGCGGGTCTCGGTGTCACCTCTCTCTCCATGGGTTCGGCGTCGATTCCATATGTCCGGGCGGCGCTGGCGAAGTACACGCTGGCGCAGTGCGAGCGGGCCGCGGCTGCTGCGCGGGCGGCGGACAGCGCCGAGGAGGCGCGCAGCGCGGCTCAGGCGGTCCTGTCCGGCGAGTAG
- a CDS encoding PTS glucose transporter subunit IIA has product MTTVTSPLAGRAIGLAAVPDPVFSGAMVGPGTAIDPVREPSEAVAPVDGVIVSLHPHAFVVVDESGHGVLTHLGIDTVQLNGEGFELLVSKGDRVTRGQGVVRWDPVAVEAAGKSPVCPVVALEATAESLSDLRGDGDVKAGDNLFVWK; this is encoded by the coding sequence ATGACCACCGTGACGTCGCCGCTGGCAGGACGCGCCATCGGATTGGCAGCCGTGCCCGATCCGGTCTTCTCCGGGGCCATGGTCGGCCCGGGCACTGCGATCGATCCCGTGCGTGAACCTTCCGAGGCCGTCGCTCCCGTGGACGGAGTCATCGTCTCTCTGCATCCGCATGCCTTCGTGGTCGTCGACGAGAGCGGGCACGGCGTGCTCACGCATCTGGGCATCGACACCGTGCAGCTCAACGGCGAGGGCTTCGAGCTGCTCGTGAGCAAAGGTGACAGGGTGACTCGTGGTCAGGGTGTGGTGCGTTGGGATCCCGTGGCCGTCGAGGCCGCCGGCAAGTCCCCGGTGTGCCCTGTCGTGGCTCTGGAGGCCACGGCCGAGTCTCTCTCCGATCTGCGTGGCGACGGCGACGTGAAAGCCGGCGACAACCTCTTCGTCTGGAAGTGA